The bacterium genome segment AGAGCCCCAGGAAGCCCTGCTTGATCGCCGGCCCCTCCAGCAGCATGTAGATGCTGAGGATCAGGGCCGTGACGGCTGAAACGACGACGCCGAAGACGCGGAACGCCACCCCGGTGGCCGCGCCGACATAAGAAGTGAGGCGGCCGGCCTCGTTGGGAAGGCGGTCCAGCAGGGCGGTCAGGTCCGGTAGCCAGGCGTAACGCTGCTGGAACCCTGTCAGCATCGTCCGCAGCCCCTGGTAGAACTCGGGCGCCGTCTCTGCGAACTGCCGCGACTCGGCCACGATCGGCGTGACCAGCAATCCGCCGGCGAGCACCAGCACTAGAACCACGCCCAGGTACACCACGGCGATCGCGGCCGAACGCGGCAGGCGCCGCCGGCGCCGGGTCCAGGTCCGATTCGCCAGCCTCTCCACCACGGGGCTGAGTCCGGTTGCCAGTATCGCGGCGAGGAGAACCACGACGAGGATCTCTCCGACCTCAAGGAGCAGGCGGGCGGCGGTGATGACGGCGAGAACCGTGAGGACGACGATGGACGTATTGATGACAAGTTCGGAACGGGCTCCCAGTGCGGCCACCCCCTCGGGGTCATGTGATGCCCCCACGGTCGGGCACCTCTCGGGAGGATTCGCCGCCGGCCTCGTCCGCGCCTGGGTCGGAGGCGCGGCTTGACGGTCCTGTGGGCGTTTCCTAGAATGAGTGCGCTGGTCCTGCTCGTCCCGTGTTCCGCGGTAGCTCAATGGTAGAGCGTCCGGCTGTTAACCGGAGGGTTGTAGGTTCGAATCCTACCCGCGGAGCCAGAATCCAATCCGCTCACATTCTTCCTACTCTGGTGGGTCATCCGCGACTCCTGGACTGATGGCCAACTTCTCGCTTGCAATTCTGCAGTCAAAATGCATAATCACAAGAAAGGGGGGTGCGCCTTGGCCCGCAAGTATA includes the following:
- a CDS encoding AI-2E family transporter, producing the protein MGASHDPEGVAALGARSELVINTSIVVLTVLAVITAARLLLEVGEILVVVLLAAILATGLSPVVERLANRTWTRRRRRLPRSAAIAVVYLGVVLVLVLAGGLLVTPIVAESRQFAETAPEFYQGLRTMLTGFQQRYAWLPDLTALLDRLPNEAGRLTSYVGAATGVAFRVFGVVVSAVTALILSIYMLLEGPAIKQGFLGLFPRQRRGQIEAVLGHVGGKFGGWLRGQLLLGLIIGAAAGLGTWAIGLPYPLLLGLAAGITELIPMIGPVLGAIPAVLVALFGSTWQVVAVVVFFTVIQQIEGNVLVPRVMRKAVGLSPLLTIVAIMIGAKLMGILGALLAVPVAAALQVIAGEVIRTLRSPG